The following are encoded in a window of Methanocella sp. genomic DNA:
- a CDS encoding DUF2225 domain-containing protein translates to MTTLQPHQFTCPFCGNKFESQMVASTNSFGRLHSDLYKEAEGLQPVCYFVHTCASCGYTGYEGDFQPQSFTPVFKGMLEENITPEIKKVRIGTNGNYYLAALCAEWRGAPFAVLARIYHMGAWCCRIKGEKDNERFYLEKAMFYFERALEQADAPNENKAVYTYLIGDIARRLGDAEKAKSYYGKVEQALKECGGEPGIGDFARRQLTSPSDYF, encoded by the coding sequence ATGACCACGCTACAGCCCCACCAGTTCACCTGCCCGTTCTGCGGCAACAAGTTCGAGTCGCAGATGGTGGCTTCCACGAATTCCTTCGGGAGGCTCCACTCCGACCTCTATAAGGAGGCCGAGGGCCTGCAGCCCGTCTGCTACTTCGTCCACACGTGCGCGAGCTGCGGCTATACGGGCTACGAGGGCGACTTCCAGCCCCAGAGCTTCACGCCCGTTTTCAAGGGAATGCTCGAGGAGAACATCACGCCAGAGATAAAGAAGGTCAGGATCGGCACGAACGGTAACTATTACCTGGCGGCGCTGTGCGCCGAGTGGCGGGGCGCCCCGTTCGCGGTGCTGGCCCGCATCTACCACATGGGGGCCTGGTGCTGCCGCATCAAAGGCGAGAAGGATAATGAGCGTTTCTACCTGGAGAAGGCCATGTTCTACTTCGAGAGGGCGCTGGAGCAGGCCGACGCGCCGAACGAGAACAAAGCCGTGTATACGTACCTCATCGGCGACATCGCCCGGCGCCTGGGCGATGCGGAGAAGGCGAAATCGTACTACGGTAAAGTGGAGCAGGCCTTAAAAGAATGCGGGGGCGAGCCCGGGATAGGGGACTTCGCCCGCCGCCAGCTTACGAGCCCTTCCGATTACTTTTAA
- a CDS encoding 3-isopropylmalate dehydratase large subunit: protein MSNDLTITEKIFTRASGRPVRAGDFVMASIDRAMTHDITGPLAVEGFYEIMRDEDEKKVWDPNKIIILFDHQVPADSLNAAENHILLRKFAKDQKIRHFYDLHEGICHQVMPEKGHVLPGQLVVGSDSHTCAYGAVGAFGTGIGSTDMAAVFALGKLWFRVPESIRFEVNGRLGDRVYSKDIILKLIGDVGADGARYKACEYAGDAIKRLDMSQRMTISNMAIEMGGKAGIIEPDRTTEKYVQERSKGYKLDRNLKSDKGAIYSEVREYDAGRLEPQVACPHNVDNVVDVGKVEGKRIDQVFLGSCTNGRFEDLKVAADIMDGRPVAKEARMIVIPASHTEYMKVLKAGLVEEFMNAGALVESPCCGPCMGGSFGLLGPGEVGLSTSNRNFKGRQGSPDAFVYLCSPATAAASAIKGRITDPRSV from the coding sequence ATGTCGAATGACCTCACCATAACGGAAAAGATCTTCACCAGGGCGTCCGGCAGGCCCGTGAGAGCGGGCGATTTCGTGATGGCGTCCATCGACAGGGCTATGACCCACGACATAACGGGTCCCCTCGCCGTCGAGGGCTTCTACGAAATAATGCGGGATGAGGACGAAAAGAAGGTTTGGGACCCTAACAAGATCATTATTTTATTCGACCACCAGGTCCCCGCCGATTCGCTCAACGCCGCTGAGAATCACATTTTACTGAGGAAGTTCGCGAAAGACCAGAAGATCAGGCATTTCTACGACCTGCACGAGGGGATCTGCCACCAGGTCATGCCCGAGAAGGGCCACGTGTTGCCGGGACAACTGGTCGTGGGCTCGGACTCCCATACCTGTGCCTACGGCGCGGTCGGCGCCTTCGGCACGGGCATCGGCTCCACGGACATGGCGGCAGTATTTGCCCTGGGCAAGCTATGGTTCCGTGTGCCGGAGTCGATACGGTTTGAAGTCAATGGCAGGCTCGGGGACCGCGTCTACTCCAAAGATATCATCCTCAAGCTGATCGGGGACGTGGGGGCTGACGGCGCACGCTATAAGGCGTGTGAATATGCCGGCGACGCCATAAAGAGGCTGGATATGTCCCAGCGCATGACGATAAGCAACATGGCCATCGAGATGGGCGGCAAGGCGGGCATCATCGAGCCCGACCGCACGACGGAGAAGTACGTCCAGGAGCGCTCGAAGGGGTACAAACTGGACAGGAATTTGAAGAGCGATAAGGGCGCCATCTACTCAGAGGTCAGGGAGTACGACGCCGGCAGGCTGGAGCCCCAGGTCGCCTGCCCCCACAACGTCGACAATGTGGTCGACGTCGGTAAAGTCGAGGGCAAGAGGATCGACCAGGTCTTCCTGGGCTCGTGCACCAACGGCCGGTTCGAGGACTTGAAGGTCGCGGCCGATATCATGGACGGCCGGCCCGTGGCTAAGGAGGCCCGCATGATCGTCATACCGGCCTCGCACACCGAGTATATGAAAGTGCTGAAGGCCGGCCTCGTAGAGGAGTTCATGAACGCCGGGGCGCTGGTGGAGTCGCCATGCTGCGGCCCGTGCATGGGCGGCTCGTTCGGCCTGCTGGGGCCGGGCGAGGTGGGGCTGTCCACGTCCAACCGGAACTTCAAGGGCCGTCAGGGCAGCCCGGACGCCTTTGTGTATTTATGCAGCCCCGCCACGGCGGCGGCCTCTGCTATCAAGGGCAGGATCACTGACCCGAGGAGCGTGTGA
- the pyrI gene encoding aspartate carbamoyltransferase regulatory subunit: MNVNERELRVKPINNGTVIDHIESGQALNVLKILGIGSHSKNVVSLLMNVPSGAMGAKDVVKVEGRELEPEEVDTIALIAPRATINIIRNYGVAEKFRVGMPKNVVGIVKCGNPNCISNSNEPVSSKFTVESADPVLLRCSYCEFVLDKNIADNLL, encoded by the coding sequence ATGAACGTGAACGAGCGCGAGCTGCGTGTCAAGCCGATCAACAATGGCACAGTCATCGACCACATCGAGTCAGGCCAGGCGCTCAACGTGCTAAAGATCCTGGGGATCGGCAGCCACTCGAAGAACGTGGTCAGCCTTTTAATGAACGTGCCCAGCGGCGCCATGGGCGCCAAGGACGTGGTCAAGGTCGAAGGCCGGGAGCTCGAGCCCGAGGAAGTCGATACCATCGCCCTTATCGCCCCCCGGGCCACCATCAATATCATAAGGAATTACGGCGTCGCCGAGAAGTTCCGCGTCGGCATGCCCAAAAACGTCGTGGGGATCGTCAAGTGCGGCAACCCCAACTGCATTTCTAACAGCAACGAGCCCGTGAGCTCGAAGTTCACCGTCGAATCGGCCGACCCGGTGCTCCTGCGGTGCTCCTATTGCGAGTTCGTGCTCGACAAGAACATAGCCGACAATCTATTATAG
- a CDS encoding winged helix-turn-helix domain-containing protein, whose product MRKDRIEERIAGIERDMKEMRSELRQEIASMAAELKEAQVAMLEDMTAGLQDAMSAGYRQIAYEMSIGGAEKRFNEEMCHDCPPTERDSCIAHFVEEHLRKGIDSMDGAPQETREKALAAIVAHDDDDSRSFKGTACERCQWIYIAERDRLLGMEKKFTAYRNEIAVRRSRTYFKQLPDDLTVSELIDPLSHRGRFIMLKHLTSGGMSFKELGKVTGYGGGHLIYHLNKLASSGLVSKEDSGLYQITDKGMGVMEVVRKMYGR is encoded by the coding sequence ATGAGGAAGGACAGGATCGAGGAGCGGATCGCGGGCATCGAGCGGGACATGAAGGAGATGCGCTCGGAACTCCGGCAGGAGATCGCATCCATGGCCGCCGAATTAAAAGAAGCCCAGGTGGCGATGCTCGAGGACATGACGGCGGGATTACAGGACGCCATGTCGGCCGGGTACAGGCAGATCGCCTACGAGATGTCCATCGGGGGCGCGGAAAAGCGGTTTAATGAGGAGATGTGCCACGATTGCCCGCCGACGGAGAGGGACTCGTGCATCGCGCACTTCGTCGAGGAGCACTTACGCAAGGGCATCGACAGCATGGACGGCGCCCCGCAGGAAACAAGGGAAAAGGCGCTGGCCGCCATCGTCGCCCACGACGACGACGATTCCCGGAGCTTCAAGGGCACGGCCTGCGAGCGCTGCCAGTGGATCTACATCGCCGAGCGGGACCGGCTGCTGGGCATGGAAAAGAAGTTCACCGCGTACCGGAACGAAATAGCGGTGAGGCGAAGCCGCACGTATTTCAAGCAGCTTCCGGACGACCTCACCGTGTCAGAGCTCATCGACCCGCTGTCCCACAGGGGCCGGTTCATCATGCTTAAACACCTGACGTCAGGGGGCATGTCGTTCAAGGAGCTGGGCAAGGTCACCGGCTACGGGGGAGGCCACCTCATATATCACCTGAACAAGCTGGCCTCCTCGGGCCTGGTCTCAAAAGAGGACAGCGGCCTCTACCAGATCACTGATAAGGGCATGGGAGTCATGGAAGTCGTCCGGAAAATGTACGGCCGGTAG
- a CDS encoding OB-fold nucleic acid binding domain-containing protein — protein MSDVLEVYEKLNGKITQNEFKKLVDEKMDIMGGLCDEHTAALLVAHDLGVEGAGAIKIKEITLDKKNVQFIAKVTGASDVRKFSRNDGTEGRVCNLTVADETGEITVVLWDELADAVMTGDIKENDVLKVSGYLKESQRGLEVNIGRGGGIARDESTKITVKDPMVLISEVRMGMGNVCVRAMILSRQEPRTFNRKDGSQGSVQGIMIGDESGKIRLTVWDNKLKDIEALNPGDSIEVLHAYTRESMGGVEIQVGNRGIIRKSDKKVEYEEPVTKIGDIEADKSYNIKGVVTGIDGVREFTTKDGKLGRLCGVHVSDETGRVRVVFWGEHANFAEALSVGDKILVTDAQAKLNFRQELELSANWRSAVRKLE, from the coding sequence ATGTCCGACGTGCTTGAAGTCTATGAAAAACTGAACGGGAAGATCACCCAGAATGAGTTCAAAAAGCTGGTGGACGAGAAGATGGATATCATGGGCGGCCTGTGCGACGAGCACACCGCCGCTCTGCTAGTGGCCCACGACCTGGGCGTCGAGGGCGCCGGCGCCATCAAGATAAAGGAGATCACGCTCGACAAGAAGAACGTGCAGTTCATCGCGAAGGTGACCGGGGCCTCCGACGTCCGGAAGTTCAGCCGCAACGACGGCACGGAGGGCCGGGTATGTAACCTCACGGTGGCAGACGAGACCGGCGAGATCACAGTGGTTCTATGGGACGAGCTCGCAGACGCAGTGATGACCGGCGACATAAAAGAGAACGACGTGCTCAAGGTCAGCGGCTACCTGAAGGAGAGCCAGCGCGGCCTGGAAGTGAACATCGGCCGGGGCGGCGGCATCGCGAGGGACGAGAGCACGAAGATAACCGTTAAAGACCCGATGGTCCTCATAAGCGAGGTCCGGATGGGCATGGGCAACGTGTGCGTCCGGGCCATGATCCTGTCCAGGCAGGAGCCCCGTACCTTTAACCGGAAGGACGGTTCCCAGGGCTCGGTCCAGGGCATCATGATCGGCGACGAGTCTGGCAAGATCCGCCTGACCGTCTGGGACAACAAGCTCAAGGACATCGAGGCGCTCAACCCTGGCGACTCCATCGAGGTCTTGCACGCCTACACCCGGGAGTCCATGGGCGGCGTGGAGATACAGGTCGGAAACCGCGGCATCATCCGCAAGTCCGATAAGAAGGTGGAGTACGAGGAGCCGGTCACGAAGATCGGCGACATAGAGGCGGATAAGTCGTATAATATCAAGGGCGTGGTCACGGGCATCGACGGCGTGCGGGAGTTCACCACCAAGGACGGCAAGCTCGGCCGGCTGTGCGGCGTGCACGTGTCGGACGAGACGGGGCGGGTACGCGTGGTGTTCTGGGGCGAACACGCGAACTTCGCCGAGGCGCTCTCCGTGGGCGACAAGATCCTTGTCACGGACGCCCAGGCGAAATTGAATTTCCGGCAGGAGCTCGAGCTCTCCGCGAACTGGCGCAGCGCCGTCAGGAAGCTCGAATAA
- the pyrB gene encoding aspartate carbamoyltransferase yields the protein MIFERRHIISTKDFSREEIDFILDRAERLEPYARTGGLDLLKDKVVATLFFEPSTRTRLSFEAAVRRLGGSTIGFDSAESTSVVKGETLSDTIKIIESYADAIVIRHPREGAARMASEVSRVPVINAGDGAGHHPTQTLLDLYTMRKECKKPIGELNVALVGDLRYGRTVHSLAYALSLYKTRLSLVSPEPLRMPESIINYLRVHGVELVETPRVEDALEQADVLYMTRIQKERFPDPSEYLKVAGSYRITPDTLDNVKNDMIIMHPLPRVNEIDPGVDATKHARYFQQAFYGVPIRMAVLSLVMGGEI from the coding sequence ATGATTTTCGAGAGAAGGCACATCATATCCACGAAGGACTTCTCAAGAGAAGAGATCGACTTTATTCTGGACCGCGCGGAGCGCCTGGAGCCCTATGCCAGGACGGGCGGCCTGGACCTGCTAAAAGATAAAGTGGTGGCGACCCTCTTTTTCGAGCCCTCCACCCGGACCCGGCTCTCCTTCGAGGCGGCCGTCAGGCGCCTCGGCGGAAGCACCATCGGCTTCGACTCGGCCGAATCCACGTCCGTCGTCAAGGGCGAGACGCTGTCCGACACCATCAAGATCATCGAGTCCTACGCGGACGCCATCGTCATCCGCCACCCCAGGGAGGGCGCGGCCCGGATGGCCTCCGAGGTCTCGCGGGTGCCTGTTATTAACGCGGGCGACGGCGCGGGCCACCACCCAACGCAGACCCTTCTGGACCTTTACACCATGCGGAAAGAATGCAAGAAGCCCATAGGCGAATTAAACGTCGCCCTCGTGGGGGACCTGCGCTACGGAAGGACCGTGCATTCGCTGGCCTACGCCCTGTCCCTGTATAAAACGAGGCTGAGCCTGGTGTCCCCGGAGCCGCTGCGCATGCCCGAGAGCATAATAAACTATTTGAGGGTGCATGGCGTCGAGCTGGTCGAGACGCCCCGCGTCGAGGACGCCCTGGAGCAGGCGGACGTGCTCTACATGACCCGGATCCAGAAAGAGCGGTTCCCCGACCCGTCGGAATACCTGAAGGTCGCCGGCTCCTATCGCATCACGCCGGACACCCTGGACAACGTGAAGAACGACATGATAATAATGCACCCGCTGCCGCGGGTGAACGAGATCGACCCGGGCGTCGACGCCACGAAGCACGCCCGGTACTTCCAGCAGGCCTTCTACGGCGTGCCCATCCGCATGGCCGTGCTGTCGCTGGTCATGGGCGGGGAGATCTAG
- a CDS encoding DNA-directed DNA polymerase II small subunit — translation MHGIEIVKALASKGYMVEPDALDALGQDPDPGIVDRLVSCLDPAALTISRDDVARSLQIGVASQNKVALMGQMGVPAGQMGVPSGLISRKPTLKILSDITNNSTCIGDYDEFVGYFRDRYGRLGDMMRHRISSRPIESLKKKSLSRGEKAEVAVIGMVSDLRDTANGNRLVELEDRTGSVSVLISKDKDFFNAHLLLDEVVGVTGTLREGGLLMATGIAYPDVPNTNVPRRAEEPCAAALISDVHIGSNTFLEDPWMRFIDWLNGDLETQHDLVSRLKYVVVAGDIVDGIGVYPGQEKELRIMDIYDQYRKAAEYFDQFPKRLKIIITPGNHDAVRQAEPQPALLEEMQRMFRHPSITFAGNPSAVEMEGVRLLIYHGRSLDDLVSNLPGVSYARPEKAMVELLKRRHLSPIYGGKVMIAPEAKDHFVIDPLPDIMHSGHVHTVGVCRYRGVTLVNSGTWQSQTEFQKRMNIQPDPARIPVVDLQSGDVSIVNFGE, via the coding sequence ATGCACGGCATTGAAATCGTAAAAGCGCTTGCGTCAAAGGGATACATGGTCGAGCCCGACGCCCTCGACGCCCTGGGCCAGGACCCGGACCCCGGGATAGTGGACCGGCTCGTCTCATGCCTGGACCCCGCGGCGCTGACCATCTCCCGGGACGACGTGGCCCGCTCCCTGCAAATCGGCGTTGCCTCGCAAAATAAGGTCGCGCTCATGGGGCAGATGGGTGTGCCCGCGGGGCAGATGGGCGTGCCCTCAGGGCTTATCTCCCGTAAGCCAACGCTGAAGATACTGTCGGACATCACCAACAACTCGACCTGTATCGGGGACTACGACGAGTTCGTGGGATATTTCCGTGACCGGTACGGCCGGCTCGGGGACATGATGCGCCACCGCATCAGCTCCCGCCCCATCGAGAGCCTTAAGAAGAAAAGCCTGTCCCGGGGCGAGAAGGCCGAGGTAGCGGTCATCGGCATGGTGTCCGACTTGCGGGACACGGCCAACGGCAACCGGCTCGTCGAGCTGGAGGACCGCACGGGCTCGGTGAGCGTGCTCATCTCGAAGGATAAGGACTTTTTCAATGCGCATCTCCTTCTGGACGAGGTGGTCGGCGTCACCGGCACCCTGCGGGAGGGCGGGCTGCTCATGGCCACGGGCATAGCCTACCCAGACGTGCCCAACACCAACGTGCCCCGCCGGGCGGAGGAGCCCTGCGCCGCGGCCCTCATCTCCGACGTGCACATCGGCAGCAACACCTTCCTGGAAGACCCCTGGATGCGGTTCATCGACTGGCTGAACGGGGATCTCGAGACGCAGCACGACCTGGTGTCGAGGCTGAAGTACGTGGTGGTCGCCGGGGACATTGTGGACGGCATCGGCGTCTACCCCGGCCAGGAGAAGGAGCTCCGCATCATGGACATCTACGACCAGTACCGGAAGGCCGCCGAGTACTTCGACCAGTTCCCGAAGCGCCTGAAGATCATCATCACTCCCGGTAACCACGATGCCGTGAGGCAGGCCGAGCCCCAGCCGGCGCTTTTAGAGGAAATGCAGCGCATGTTCAGGCACCCCAGCATCACCTTCGCCGGTAATCCGTCTGCAGTTGAAATGGAGGGGGTCAGGCTACTCATCTACCACGGCCGCTCGCTTGATGACCTGGTCTCGAACCTGCCCGGCGTCTCCTATGCGAGGCCGGAGAAGGCCATGGTCGAATTATTGAAACGCCGGCACCTGTCGCCCATCTACGGCGGCAAGGTCATGATCGCCCCCGAGGCAAAGGACCACTTCGTCATCGACCCGCTGCCGGACATCATGCACAGCGGCCACGTGCATACCGTGGGAGTATGCCGCTACCGGGGGGTCACCCTGGTCAACTCGGGCACCTGGCAGTCCCAGACCGAGTTCCAGAAGCGGATGAACATACAGCCGGACCCTGCCCGCATCCCCGTTGTTGATTTGCAGTCCGGCGACGTGTCCATCGTAAACTTTGGGGAATGA
- a CDS encoding isocitrate/isopropylmalate dehydrogenase family protein gives MTSYKIPVIPGDGIGPEVIAEGKKVVEAAGEVYGYDVDWVVMPLGADHYLETGETVSEDTLRELGGYRAIYLGSLGDERKVKTGILEKGVLLKMRFYFDQYINLRPVKLLEGVDTPIKNKTSKDIDFYVVRENTEDFYAGIGGRGVKGLSHQHLKLMRETFSAKFDLDVLTDSDEIAYQIGVISKEGTWRIIDYSYKLAQQRHKHLSSVDKANVMTDIYGFWREIFQDVGKGYPDVKTDFNFVDAVTMWFVKNPEFFDVVVAPNMFGDIITDLGAMIQGGLGLAPGGNINPEGTSMFEPMGGSAPRYKGLNKVNPIATIWAGALMMEYLGEKEAAGGILTAIEKNLVDRKVRTYDLGGSSKTSDVGSDIARIVKEQGRV, from the coding sequence ATGACATCGTACAAGATACCGGTGATCCCGGGGGACGGCATCGGCCCCGAGGTCATTGCCGAGGGTAAAAAGGTCGTCGAGGCGGCGGGCGAGGTCTACGGCTACGACGTGGACTGGGTGGTCATGCCCCTGGGCGCCGACCACTACCTGGAGACGGGGGAGACCGTTTCCGAGGACACGCTCAGGGAGCTGGGCGGCTACCGGGCGATCTACCTGGGCTCGCTGGGCGATGAGCGGAAGGTCAAGACGGGCATTCTGGAGAAGGGCGTGCTGCTGAAGATGCGGTTCTACTTCGACCAGTATATTAACCTGCGCCCGGTTAAATTACTGGAGGGCGTGGACACGCCCATTAAAAACAAGACCTCGAAGGACATCGACTTTTACGTCGTGAGGGAGAACACCGAGGACTTCTACGCGGGCATCGGGGGCCGCGGCGTGAAGGGGCTGTCCCACCAGCACTTAAAGCTAATGCGCGAGACGTTCAGCGCCAAGTTCGACCTGGACGTGCTCACGGACAGCGACGAGATCGCCTACCAGATCGGCGTGATAAGCAAAGAGGGCACCTGGCGCATTATCGACTACTCATATAAGCTGGCGCAGCAGCGCCACAAGCACTTATCGAGCGTCGACAAGGCCAACGTCATGACGGACATCTATGGCTTCTGGAGGGAGATATTCCAGGATGTGGGCAAGGGCTACCCGGACGTCAAGACCGATTTTAATTTCGTCGACGCGGTAACCATGTGGTTCGTGAAGAACCCGGAGTTCTTCGACGTGGTCGTGGCCCCCAACATGTTCGGCGACATCATCACGGACCTGGGCGCCATGATCCAGGGCGGCCTGGGCCTGGCCCCGGGCGGGAACATCAACCCGGAGGGCACCAGCATGTTCGAGCCCATGGGCGGCTCCGCTCCCAGGTATAAGGGCCTAAACAAGGTCAACCCCATCGCCACCATCTGGGCCGGCGCGCTCATGATGGAGTATTTAGGGGAAAAGGAGGCGGCCGGCGGCATCCTGACGGCCATCGAGAAGAACCTCGTGGACAGGAAGGTCCGGACTTATGATCTGGGCGGGTCCTCGAAGACGTCGGACGTCGGCTCGGACATCGCCCGAATCGTAAAGGAGCAGGGGCGCGTTTAA
- a CDS encoding 3-isopropylmalate dehydratase small subunit encodes MARKATKKLVMESAKDLARAWKFGDDVDTDAIIPGRFLIINDPKELARHAFEGVRPDFRPSPGDVVVAGENFGCGSSREHAPLALKGAGIKCVIAKSFARIFFRNSINIGLPMLECKDAGRISDGDILELEGNNIKNLTKNETYRTVPLPEFLEDIVDKGGLIEYARALVSKKSRPAAKKPAKKQMTKKNR; translated from the coding sequence ATGGCAAGGAAAGCGACAAAGAAGCTGGTAATGGAGAGCGCGAAGGACCTCGCGAGGGCCTGGAAGTTCGGGGACGACGTGGACACCGACGCCATCATCCCCGGCAGGTTCTTGATCATCAATGACCCGAAGGAGCTGGCGAGGCACGCCTTCGAGGGCGTGAGGCCGGACTTCAGGCCCTCTCCCGGGGACGTCGTGGTGGCCGGGGAGAACTTCGGCTGCGGCTCCTCGCGGGAGCACGCGCCCCTGGCGCTCAAAGGGGCGGGAATAAAGTGCGTCATCGCGAAGTCCTTCGCCCGCATCTTCTTCAGGAACTCCATCAACATCGGCCTCCCCATGCTGGAGTGCAAGGACGCCGGCCGCATCTCGGACGGCGACATCCTGGAGCTCGAGGGCAATAATATTAAAAACCTTACGAAGAACGAGACTTACAGGACCGTCCCCCTGCCCGAATTTTTAGAGGACATCGTGGATAAGGGCGGGCTCATCGAGTATGCCAGGGCCCTGGTCTCGAAGAAGAGCAGGCCGGCCGCGAAGAAGCCGGCCAAAAAGCAAATGACAAAGAAGAATAGATGA
- a CDS encoding S26 family signal peptidase: MKDTFHTFMKSDNFWVSLARETLTALLAVGAIALLLFLYAGVWPPMVSVDGLSMYPNMHDGDLIIIQGIQKSPITTYQAALGTNYSTFNGAGDVIVYQPFGLKNMTPVIHRALYYVNASQPMWNGGIAAPSSGYITKGDNNFLFDQSSGICPNTPVRDEWILGVAKFRIPYLGYVRSLFSFIH, translated from the coding sequence ATGAAGGATACCTTCCACACGTTCATGAAGAGCGACAACTTCTGGGTCTCGCTGGCGAGGGAGACGCTGACCGCCCTCCTGGCCGTCGGGGCCATCGCCCTATTGCTGTTCTTATACGCGGGCGTATGGCCGCCGATGGTGAGCGTGGACGGCCTGAGCATGTACCCCAACATGCACGACGGGGATCTAATAATCATCCAGGGCATCCAGAAGTCGCCCATCACCACGTACCAGGCCGCCCTGGGCACGAACTATTCGACCTTCAATGGCGCCGGCGACGTCATCGTTTACCAGCCCTTCGGCCTCAAGAACATGACGCCTGTCATACATCGGGCGCTGTATTATGTAAATGCCTCGCAGCCCATGTGGAACGGGGGCATCGCGGCCCCCAGCTCCGGCTATATCACCAAAGGCGATAACAACTTCCTCTTCGACCAGAGCAGCGGCATCTGCCCCAACACGCCCGTCAGGGATGAATGGATACTGGGCGTGGCGAAGTTCCGCATCCCGTACCTGGGTTATGTGAGGAGCCTCTTCTCATTTATACACTAA
- the hmgA gene encoding hydroxymethylglutaryl-CoA reductase (NADPH): MSEDIVKKLASGELKLHQADENASTRREAVDMRREAVERITGTDLSSIGKYSYDPEVVTRKNIENAIGAVQIPLGIAGPIAINGEYAKGDFYLPLATTEGALVASVNRGCSVCRASGGVAAAVLQDEMTRAPVVKAKNLKEARRLAEAVKTPELFAEMRAIAGTTTKHGELLRVDPYVVGRSVFLRLAFDTKDAMGMNMVTIASDAIMRSLEKKFDVKLVALSSNMCTDKKPAAINVIEGRGRTTVAEVIVPRKIIVEKLRATPEDMCDVNYRKNFLGSARAVSFGFNAQVANIVAAMYIACGQDPAHVVEGSNAITSAEMDGEDLHFSVSFPSLPLGTVGGGTGLATQSECLSLLGVRGGGNPPGSNARKFAEIVASAGLAGELSLLGALASQDLAKAHAKYGR; encoded by the coding sequence ATGAGCGAGGACATCGTAAAAAAACTGGCGAGTGGCGAGCTTAAGCTTCACCAGGCAGACGAGAACGCTTCGACGCGCCGGGAGGCGGTCGACATGCGACGCGAGGCGGTCGAGCGCATTACCGGCACCGACCTCTCCAGCATCGGCAAATACTCATACGACCCGGAGGTCGTCACCCGGAAAAACATCGAGAACGCCATCGGCGCCGTTCAAATTCCACTGGGCATCGCCGGGCCGATCGCCATTAACGGCGAGTACGCGAAGGGCGACTTTTACCTGCCCCTCGCGACCACGGAAGGCGCCCTGGTGGCCAGCGTGAACCGCGGCTGCTCCGTGTGCCGGGCCAGCGGCGGCGTGGCCGCGGCCGTCCTCCAGGACGAGATGACCCGGGCGCCCGTAGTAAAGGCGAAAAACCTTAAAGAGGCGAGGCGCCTGGCGGAGGCGGTAAAAACGCCAGAGCTGTTCGCCGAGATGCGGGCCATCGCCGGCACGACCACAAAGCACGGCGAGCTCCTGAGGGTCGACCCCTACGTGGTGGGCCGGAGCGTGTTCCTGCGCCTGGCGTTCGATACCAAGGACGCCATGGGCATGAACATGGTCACCATCGCCTCGGATGCCATCATGAGGAGCCTCGAGAAGAAGTTCGACGTGAAGCTCGTGGCGCTGTCGAGCAACATGTGTACAGACAAAAAGCCCGCCGCCATCAACGTGATCGAGGGTCGTGGCCGCACGACGGTCGCCGAGGTCATCGTTCCCAGAAAGATCATCGTCGAGAAGCTCAGGGCCACCCCGGAGGACATGTGCGACGTGAACTACCGGAAGAACTTTTTGGGCAGCGCCCGGGCCGTGTCCTTCGGGTTTAACGCGCAGGTCGCCAACATCGTCGCCGCCATGTACATCGCCTGCGGCCAGGACCCGGCGCACGTCGTAGAAGGGAGTAACGCCATAACGTCCGCGGAGATGGACGGGGAGGACCTGCATTTTTCGGTCTCATTCCCCAGCCTGCCACTGGGCACGGTGGGCGGAGGCACCGGCCTCGCCACCCAGAGCGAGTGCCTGAGCCTTTTGGGCGTACGGGGAGGCGGCAATCCCCCCGGCTCGAATGCCCGAAAATTCGCCGAGATCGTGGCGTCCGCAGGG